A DNA window from Desulfovibrio legallii contains the following coding sequences:
- a CDS encoding ABC transporter substrate-binding protein: MKLLQVATACALSLFVGHAAIAAEAPIKIGFPIPLTGEIPKVGEGSKYAAEMLKEEINAKGGLQVGDKKYPLEFIYEDNESKPESAVNVTLKLIERDKVLAIVGPQSSRQAVPAGGVANDEEVPLITPWSTNPDATKDRPWVFRGAFLDPFQAPVAVDFTTKTFKAKKAAVVFEVSNDYSKGLADNFKEAFEKVHGKGSVVAMESHGPKDQDFSAQLTKIIAAKPDFIFVPENYSFAALIVPQARDLGYKGPFMGSDAWGSAELFNLCGKDCVGQYFSTHYTAEGATGKTKEFIDKYQAKYGYVPDDVAALTWDSINIVLNAIQQAGKIDPDLKKERKIIRDNMANMAKFDGITGSMKFDANRDPIKCAVIVRVTDKGTFAFVESVCPK; this comes from the coding sequence ATGAAGTTGTTGCAAGTTGCCACTGCCTGCGCCCTGTCCCTGTTTGTGGGGCATGCGGCCATAGCCGCGGAAGCGCCGATCAAAATCGGCTTTCCCATCCCCCTCACCGGCGAGATCCCCAAGGTGGGCGAGGGCTCCAAATACGCGGCCGAAATGCTGAAGGAAGAAATCAACGCCAAGGGCGGCCTGCAGGTGGGCGACAAGAAGTACCCCCTGGAATTTATTTACGAAGACAATGAATCCAAGCCCGAATCGGCCGTCAACGTCACCCTGAAGCTCATTGAGCGCGACAAGGTGCTGGCCATTGTGGGCCCGCAGTCTTCCCGCCAGGCCGTGCCCGCCGGCGGCGTGGCCAACGATGAGGAAGTGCCCCTGATCACCCCCTGGTCCACCAACCCGGACGCCACCAAGGACCGCCCCTGGGTCTTCCGCGGGGCCTTCCTGGATCCCTTCCAGGCGCCTGTGGCCGTGGACTTCACCACCAAGACCTTCAAGGCTAAAAAGGCCGCCGTGGTCTTTGAGGTCTCCAACGACTACTCCAAGGGCCTGGCCGACAACTTCAAGGAAGCCTTTGAGAAAGTGCACGGCAAGGGCTCCGTGGTAGCCATGGAATCTCACGGCCCCAAGGACCAGGATTTCTCCGCCCAACTCACCAAGATCATCGCGGCCAAGCCCGACTTCATCTTTGTGCCTGAAAACTACAGCTTTGCGGCCCTGATCGTGCCCCAGGCCCGCGACCTGGGCTACAAGGGCCCCTTCATGGGCTCCGACGCCTGGGGTTCGGCCGAGCTCTTCAACCTCTGCGGCAAAGACTGCGTGGGCCAGTATTTCTCCACCCACTACACCGCCGAGGGCGCTACGGGCAAGACCAAGGAATTCATCGACAAATATCAGGCCAAATACGGCTATGTGCCGGACGACGTGGCCGCCCTCACCTGGGACTCCATCAATATCGTGCTGAACGCCATCCAGCAGGCCGGCAAAATCGACCCGGATCTGAAAAAAGAACGCAAGATCATCCGCGACAACATGGCCAACATGGCCAAATTTGACGGCATTACGGGCAGCATGAAGTTTGACGCCAACCGTGATCCCATCAAGTGTGCGGTTATCGTGCGCGTGACGGACAAAGGCACCTTTGCCTTTGTGGAATCGGTCTGCCCCAAATAA
- a CDS encoding branched-chain amino acid ABC transporter permease, with the protein MDFLLQQMLNALQWGSFYALIALGYTLVYGVLRLINFAHGDIFMVGAYISFFVATYLLSPAVGLSKPVALWLTIALTMLLTALVGVTLERIAYRPLRRKGAHRLYVVITALMCGLILENGNLALLGATKRKLPEMVDKVVYSIGPLVVTNLKLWVILAAVVVFVLLQTMVTRTKVGMAMRAVSWDRFALPLMGIPLDSVIVTTFVLGSGIAGLGGMLFAMCYPNLEPYMGAMLGWKAFIAAVVGGIGDIRGAFVGGFLLAFVEIMVVAFLPSTYMDLFSFTILLLILWVRPTGIFGMPQTTKI; encoded by the coding sequence ATGGATTTTTTGCTGCAACAAATGCTCAACGCCCTGCAATGGGGCAGTTTTTACGCCCTCATCGCCCTGGGTTACACCCTGGTGTACGGGGTGCTGCGCCTCATCAACTTCGCCCACGGCGATATCTTTATGGTGGGCGCGTATATTTCATTTTTCGTCGCCACCTATCTGCTTTCCCCCGCCGTGGGGCTGTCCAAGCCCGTCGCCCTCTGGCTGACCATCGCGCTTACCATGTTGCTCACAGCCCTGGTGGGCGTTACCCTTGAGCGCATCGCCTACCGGCCCCTGCGCCGCAAGGGGGCCCACCGCCTGTATGTGGTCATCACGGCCCTCATGTGCGGCCTGATTCTGGAAAACGGCAACCTTGCCCTGCTGGGGGCCACGAAGCGCAAACTGCCAGAGATGGTGGACAAAGTGGTCTACTCCATCGGCCCCCTGGTGGTCACCAACCTCAAGCTCTGGGTTATCCTGGCCGCAGTGGTGGTTTTTGTCCTCCTGCAGACTATGGTCACGCGCACCAAGGTGGGCATGGCCATGCGGGCCGTCTCCTGGGACCGTTTCGCCCTGCCGCTCATGGGCATCCCCCTGGACAGTGTCATTGTGACGACCTTTGTGCTGGGCTCCGGCATTGCGGGCCTGGGCGGCATGCTCTTTGCCATGTGCTACCCCAACCTGGAGCCCTACATGGGGGCCATGCTGGGCTGGAAGGCCTTTATCGCCGCCGTGGTGGGCGGCATAGGCGATATCCGCGGGGCCTTTGTGGGCGGCTTTTTGCTGGCCTTTGTGGAGATCATGGTGGTGGCCTTTTTGCCCTCCACCTACATGGATTTGTTCTCCTTCACCATCCTGCTGCTGATCCTGTGGGTGCGGCCCACGGGCATTTTCGGCATGCCGCAGACGACCAAAATCTAG
- a CDS encoding branched-chain amino acid ABC transporter permease produces MLTVFVQAALLILAVLCFGYALKRALRQKKIDCLIFLLGGALLVLAEYYSWIDGYWLSVIKFMGLNVIFAASLNLVNGYMGEFSCGHAGFMCVGAYVGGLLTILLFTKNKLLGAPLLPPELAPLLFPGVLAVAGLAAAMFGLLVALPSFKTRDDYLAIITIAANYIIIALIINIDAVGGPRGLSGMRGVVRAMERVADIPWMMIWIVLSVMASVMLLYRLVNSTLGKGIPAVCQNEVAAEIMSVNTKKVKLTAFMVSAGIAGVAGALYAHLFSSIYANSFGIMKSTEAMVMVYLGGMGSLSGSVLAAIMFTLLIELLRFALPALSDLLQHVPFVPDNFAISQEWKWVIIPLILILLMQFRPEGLLGNRELTQVFPRLKRLLTIGKAD; encoded by the coding sequence ATGCTGACAGTTTTTGTACAAGCGGCTCTTCTGATCCTTGCCGTGCTCTGCTTCGGTTACGCACTCAAGCGCGCCCTGCGGCAAAAAAAGATCGACTGCCTCATCTTTCTTCTGGGCGGCGCCCTGCTGGTGCTGGCCGAATACTATTCCTGGATCGACGGCTACTGGCTTTCGGTCATCAAGTTCATGGGCCTTAACGTCATTTTTGCCGCCAGCCTCAACCTGGTCAACGGCTACATGGGCGAATTTTCCTGTGGGCACGCGGGCTTCATGTGCGTGGGGGCCTATGTGGGCGGGCTTTTGACCATTCTGCTCTTCACCAAAAACAAGCTGCTGGGCGCGCCCCTGCTGCCGCCGGAGCTGGCGCCGCTGCTCTTTCCCGGCGTGCTGGCCGTGGCCGGGCTGGCGGCGGCCATGTTCGGCCTGCTGGTGGCCCTGCCCTCCTTCAAAACCAGGGACGACTACCTGGCCATTATCACCATCGCGGCCAACTACATCATCATCGCGTTGATCATCAATATCGACGCCGTGGGCGGCCCGCGCGGCCTTTCCGGCATGCGCGGGGTTGTGCGCGCCATGGAGCGGGTGGCCGACATCCCCTGGATGATGATCTGGATCGTGCTCTCGGTCATGGCCAGCGTCATGCTGCTCTACCGGCTGGTCAACAGCACCCTGGGCAAGGGCATTCCCGCCGTCTGCCAGAACGAAGTGGCCGCGGAAATCATGAGCGTCAACACCAAAAAGGTGAAGCTCACGGCCTTTATGGTCTCCGCCGGCATCGCCGGGGTGGCCGGGGCGCTCTACGCCCACCTTTTCAGCTCCATCTACGCCAACAGCTTCGGCATCATGAAGTCCACGGAGGCCATGGTCATGGTCTACCTGGGGGGCATGGGCTCCCTTTCCGGCTCGGTGCTGGCGGCCATCATGTTCACCCTGCTTATCGAGCTGCTGCGCTTCGCCCTGCCGGCCCTGAGCGACCTTTTGCAGCATGTGCCCTTTGTGCCGGACAATTTCGCCATCAGCCAGGAATGGAAGTGGGTCATCATCCCCCTCATCCTTATCCTGCTCATGCAGTTCCGCCCCGAAGGGCTTCTGGGCAACCGGGAGTTGACGCAGGTCTTCCCCCGCCTCAAGCGCCTGCTGACCATCGGCAAGGCGGACTAG
- a CDS encoding ABC transporter ATP-binding protein: MALFEMKEVTQRFGGLIALTDFSIAIEDHTLVGLIGPNGAGKTTVFNLASGFYHPTEGQIVFDGHVYNRKLEPHQVTAMGMARTFQNIRLWNDMTVTDNICVSQYCRLGYSLLDVWRNDARYLREEKRVRHKAAKILEIMELADVAEECPKNLPYGLQRRVELARALSTDPKLLLLDEPAAGLNSADVDGLIKHIRWIYDEFNIAIWMIEHQMKVVMSLCQDIMVVEFGKTIARGTPQEIQSNPDVIKAYLGDENV; the protein is encoded by the coding sequence TTGGCACTGTTTGAAATGAAAGAAGTCACGCAACGCTTCGGCGGACTCATCGCGCTGACGGATTTTTCCATCGCCATTGAGGACCACACGCTGGTAGGGCTCATCGGCCCCAACGGCGCGGGCAAGACCACGGTCTTCAACCTGGCCTCAGGCTTCTACCACCCCACCGAGGGGCAGATCGTCTTTGACGGTCACGTCTACAACCGCAAGCTGGAGCCCCACCAGGTCACCGCCATGGGCATGGCCCGCACCTTCCAGAACATCCGCCTCTGGAACGACATGACCGTCACCGACAATATCTGCGTTTCGCAGTACTGTCGCCTGGGCTACAGCCTGCTGGACGTCTGGCGCAACGACGCGCGCTACCTGCGCGAGGAAAAGCGCGTGCGCCACAAGGCCGCAAAAATTCTTGAAATCATGGAACTGGCCGACGTGGCGGAAGAGTGCCCCAAAAACCTGCCCTACGGCCTGCAGCGCCGGGTGGAGCTGGCCCGCGCCCTTTCCACCGACCCCAAGCTGCTTTTGCTGGACGAACCGGCCGCGGGGCTCAACTCCGCCGACGTGGACGGGCTTATCAAGCACATCCGCTGGATCTACGACGAATTTAACATTGCCATCTGGATGATCGAGCACCAGATGAAGGTGGTCATGTCCCTCTGCCAGGACATTATGGTGGTGGAATTCGGCAAGACCATCGCCCGCGGCACGCCGCAGGAAATCCAGTCCAACCCCGATGTCATCAAAGCCTACCTGGGCGACGAGAACGTGTAA
- a CDS encoding ABC transporter ATP-binding protein codes for MLLEVENLYAGYGKIEALHGISFHVEKGEIVTLIGANGAGKSTTLKAVMRLPPPESPTVLSGDIRFNGASILKTEPHHVVAHLRMDLVPEGRHIFGNLTVSENLKLATWTRKDGDIQKDVARVFELFPRLRERMHQRSDTLSGGEQQMLAVGRALMTRCSVLLLDEPSMGLSPLLMYDMFRTLKQLNSEGLTVVVVEQNARLALQVADRGYVLDTGSIVAAGTAAELAATPEIKAAYLGA; via the coding sequence ATGCTGCTGGAAGTTGAAAACCTGTACGCCGGCTATGGCAAGATAGAAGCCCTCCACGGCATCTCCTTTCATGTGGAAAAGGGCGAAATCGTCACCCTCATCGGCGCCAACGGCGCGGGCAAATCCACAACCCTCAAGGCCGTTATGCGCCTGCCCCCGCCGGAATCGCCCACGGTGCTCAGCGGGGACATCCGCTTCAACGGCGCATCCATCCTCAAGACCGAGCCGCACCATGTGGTGGCCCACCTGCGCATGGACCTGGTACCCGAAGGCCGCCACATTTTCGGCAACCTCACGGTAAGCGAAAACCTCAAACTGGCCACCTGGACCCGCAAGGACGGCGACATTCAGAAAGACGTGGCGCGCGTGTTTGAACTCTTCCCCCGGCTGCGCGAGCGCATGCACCAGCGCAGCGACACCCTTTCGGGCGGCGAGCAGCAGATGCTGGCCGTGGGCCGCGCGCTGATGACCCGCTGCTCCGTGCTGCTGCTGGACGAACCCTCCATGGGGCTCTCCCCCTTGCTCATGTATGATATGTTCCGCACCCTCAAGCAGCTCAACAGCGAGGGCCTCACCGTAGTGGTGGTGGAGCAGAACGCCCGCCTGGCCCTGCAGGTGGCTGACAGGGGCTATGTGCTGGACACGGGCTCCATCGTGGCTGCGGGCACCGCCGCGGAGCTGGCCGCCACGCCGGAAATCAAGGCCGCATATCTGGGCGCGTAG
- a CDS encoding YigZ family protein yields MSAPAARYSVPAAGPEAPHRTELVIRRSRFVTLCAHTPGPAAARAFVEAVRRRHADATHNCWAYAAGAPGHTAQVGSSDDGEPHGTAGRPMLQVVLYSAVGEVCLVVSRWFGGVKLGTGGLVRAYQDSVRRNLETLPLRERVPQVRLAVTLDYACLDAVRHLLPAYEAVPVAEAYAAQASLTLVLPEEQEAALREALAGASNGQARCVRAAPDAADGTLP; encoded by the coding sequence ATGAGCGCCCCTGCCGCCCGGTATTCCGTACCCGCGGCGGGGCCTGAAGCGCCCCACCGCACGGAGCTCGTCATCCGGCGCAGCCGGTTTGTGACGCTCTGCGCGCACACCCCGGGGCCCGCGGCCGCGCGGGCCTTTGTGGAGGCCGTGCGCCGCCGCCACGCGGACGCCACCCACAATTGCTGGGCCTATGCCGCCGGCGCGCCGGGGCACACGGCGCAGGTGGGCTCTTCAGACGATGGCGAGCCCCACGGCACGGCGGGGCGTCCCATGCTGCAGGTGGTGCTGTACAGCGCGGTGGGTGAAGTCTGTCTGGTGGTCAGCCGCTGGTTCGGCGGCGTGAAGCTGGGCACCGGCGGCCTGGTGCGCGCCTATCAGGACAGCGTACGCCGGAATTTAGAAACGCTGCCCCTGCGCGAGCGCGTGCCGCAGGTGCGGCTGGCGGTCACCCTGGACTACGCCTGCCTGGACGCCGTGCGCCACCTGCTGCCCGCCTACGAGGCGGTTCCCGTTGCCGAAGCCTACGCCGCGCAGGCCAGCCTGACGCTTGTGCTGCCGGAGGAGCAGGAAGCCGCGCTTCGCGAAGCCCTGGCCGGCGCGAGCAATGGCCAGGCCCGTTGCGTCCGCGCCGCCCCTGACGCTGCGGACGGAACCCTGCCCTGA
- a CDS encoding rubrerythrin family protein — MSKTQDNLMAAFAGESQANRKYLAFAQAADKEGLPQVAKLFRAAAAAETVHAHAHLRNAGKIGDTAANLKSAIEGETYEFTQMYPEMVKEAKEEGQNAIAKYFEFANKVEGVHAELYKKALENPGGLPATDYYVCKICGYTHEGPCDACPVCGGGAAAFFKVD; from the coding sequence ATGAGCAAGACCCAGGACAATCTCATGGCGGCCTTTGCCGGCGAATCTCAGGCTAACCGCAAGTATCTGGCCTTTGCCCAGGCGGCGGACAAAGAAGGCCTGCCCCAGGTGGCCAAGCTGTTCCGCGCCGCCGCTGCCGCCGAGACGGTGCACGCCCATGCCCACCTGCGCAATGCGGGCAAGATCGGCGATACCGCCGCCAACCTCAAATCCGCCATTGAAGGCGAAACCTACGAATTTACCCAGATGTACCCAGAGATGGTGAAGGAAGCCAAGGAAGAAGGCCAGAACGCCATCGCCAAGTACTTTGAATTCGCCAACAAGGTGGAAGGCGTGCATGCCGAGCTGTACAAAAAGGCCCTGGAGAACCCCGGCGGCCTGCCCGCGACGGACTACTACGTCTGCAAAATCTGCGGCTACACCCACGAAGGCCCCTGTGACGCCTGTCCCGTGTGCGGCGGCGGCGCAGCGGCCTTCTTCAAGGTTGACTAG